One Vallitalea pronyensis genomic region harbors:
- a CDS encoding polysaccharide biosynthesis protein, with amino-acid sequence MKRFKVIAFMLCDAWFIHLAYFLAFHLRFEWKTDPTYIDVYLTNILIIMMIKLTVLYLFKIYQSLWEYASIEELLQVVVSVLVGNIVVLAYMLSQPQHMPRSISILVPIIEIMLIGGVRFTYRIMRRINQRSALSRDKTRKIMVIGAGDAGAMLIKELKNNYNPIGKPVAIIDDNIKKQGQVINNVPVLGQRLDIASVAYKKKIDEIIIAIPSADNQDIKAIIEECKRTKCKLSMLPTLYTLSDKEVKLSDVRDVQIEDLLGREQVKLNMNGISSYLKNKKVLVTGGGGSIGSELCRQIANFTPRELIILDIYENNAYDLQHELCRTYDVEMVSPDQTVKVYHQGKIYLKVIIASVRDRQRLDKIFRAIKPDVVFHAAAHKHVPLMEDNPSEAIKNNVFGTLNVAQAADTYKVNRFVLVSTDKAVNPTNVMGATKRACELIIQAINKRSKTEYVAVRFGNVLGSNGSVIPLFKRQIAEGGPLTVTHEDVIRYFMTISEAANLVIQAGAMAKGGEIFVLDMGEPVKIMDLAKDLIKLSGLKPYIDIPIEITGLRPGEKLYEELLMMEEGLSSTAHQKIFIGKPSHVDYDLLFKGLDGLLEVMSADNRERIRQALAKMIPTYKIENNVVNGEFMQRLAKSEVAAASHR; translated from the coding sequence ATGAAAAGATTTAAAGTAATAGCATTTATGTTATGCGATGCATGGTTCATACATTTAGCATATTTTTTAGCATTTCATTTAAGATTTGAATGGAAGACAGATCCAACCTATATAGATGTATACTTAACAAATATATTAATTATCATGATGATTAAGTTAACGGTACTTTATCTATTTAAAATCTATCAAAGTTTATGGGAATACGCAAGTATAGAAGAGTTACTGCAAGTGGTGGTAAGTGTCCTTGTAGGCAATATAGTGGTACTAGCCTATATGTTGTCTCAACCACAGCACATGCCAAGATCCATCTCTATATTAGTGCCCATTATTGAAATCATGTTAATAGGTGGTGTACGATTCACTTACCGTATTATGCGACGTATCAATCAGCGTTCGGCCTTATCCAGGGATAAAACCAGAAAGATTATGGTTATTGGTGCAGGTGATGCTGGGGCTATGCTGATTAAAGAGCTTAAAAATAATTATAATCCCATAGGAAAACCCGTAGCGATTATTGACGATAACATAAAAAAACAAGGACAAGTCATTAATAATGTACCTGTATTGGGGCAGAGACTGGATATAGCAAGTGTGGCATACAAGAAAAAAATTGATGAAATTATCATTGCTATACCATCAGCCGACAATCAAGATATAAAAGCCATTATTGAAGAATGCAAACGTACCAAGTGTAAATTAAGCATGTTACCTACTTTATATACTTTATCGGATAAGGAAGTCAAATTAAGTGATGTAAGGGACGTTCAAATAGAAGACTTACTTGGTAGGGAACAAGTAAAACTCAATATGAATGGTATTAGCAGTTACTTGAAAAACAAAAAAGTGCTTGTAACAGGTGGAGGCGGTTCTATTGGCTCAGAATTATGCCGACAAATTGCTAATTTTACCCCTAGAGAATTAATTATACTGGATATCTATGAAAACAACGCCTATGATTTACAGCATGAACTGTGCAGGACTTATGATGTGGAAATGGTCAGCCCTGATCAGACAGTAAAAGTCTATCACCAAGGTAAAATATACTTAAAGGTAATCATTGCTTCTGTCCGTGACCGGCAACGGTTAGATAAGATATTTCGAGCCATTAAACCCGATGTGGTTTTTCATGCAGCGGCTCATAAACACGTGCCACTTATGGAAGATAACCCTTCAGAAGCCATAAAAAACAATGTATTTGGCACCCTTAATGTAGCCCAGGCGGCAGATACCTATAAGGTGAATCGGTTTGTCTTGGTATCAACAGATAAAGCCGTTAACCCTACCAATGTTATGGGAGCCACTAAGAGGGCTTGTGAACTGATTATTCAGGCTATCAATAAACGTTCTAAAACGGAATACGTTGCTGTACGTTTTGGAAATGTCCTCGGTAGTAACGGCAGTGTGATTCCTCTCTTCAAACGACAGATAGCGGAAGGTGGACCCCTTACAGTAACCCATGAGGATGTTATTCGCTACTTTATGACGATTTCTGAAGCCGCAAATTTGGTGATACAAGCTGGAGCCATGGCCAAGGGTGGTGAAATATTTGTGTTAGATATGGGCGAACCTGTGAAGATTATGGATTTAGCGAAAGACCTCATTAAATTGTCAGGATTAAAACCTTATATTGATATTCCTATTGAAATAACAGGACTTAGACCTGGTGAAAAATTATATGAGGAGCTTTTAATGATGGAAGAAGGTCTATCATCAACGGCTCATCAAAAGATATTCATTGGAAAGCCATCCCATGTGGATTATGACCTTTTATTTAAAGGGTTAGATGGCTTGTTGGAAGTCATGTCAGCAGATAATCGGGAACGGATTAGACAAGCATTGGCTAAGATGATACCAACGTATAAAATAGAAAATAATGTGGTGAATGGGGAATTTATGCAACGGCTTGCAAAAAGTGAAGTAGCGGCTGCAAGCCATAGATAA
- a CDS encoding valine--tRNA ligase translates to MANLDKTYDPSKVEGRLYEKWMEKKYFHAEVDRTKDPFSIVIPPPNITGQLHMGHALDNTMQDILIRFKRMQGYSTLWQPGTDHASIATEVKIVKKMAEEGLTKEDLGREKFLERAWDWKKEYGSVIVDQLKKLGSSCDWDRERFTLDEGCSKAVEEVFIRYYKKGYIYKGARLVNWCPVCETTISEAEVEHEEKNGHFWHIKYPVVGEDSFVEIATTRPETLLGDTAVAVHPEDERYQHLIGKKVVLPLVNKEIPVIADKYVDKDFGTGVVKITPAHDPNDFEVGTRHDLPQVNVMNDDGTINKHGGVYEGLDRYEARKRMVKDLEALGLLVKVKDHAHNVGMHDRCKTVIEPLIKQQWFVKMEELAQPAIRALKSGELKFVPERYGKIYLHWLENIRDWCISRQLWWGHRIPAYYCEDCGEVVVSKEAPTTCGKCSSTKFRQDEDSLDTWFSSALWPFSTLGWPENTDELGYFFPTNVLVTGYDIIFFWVVRMVFSSMEFMGTVPFNTVLIHGLVRDSQGRKMSKSLGNGIDPLEVIHQYGADALRLTLISGNAPGNDMRYYDERVEASRNFANKVWNASRFILMNFENHTHREVALDELIPADRWILSKVNSLVKEVTDNMEKYDLGIGVSKLYDFIWEEFCDWYIEMVKPRLYNDEDTTKAAALWTLKQVLITSLKLLHPYMPFITEEIFTFIQDREESIMISSWPEYKDEWSFKTEEGEIELIKEAVRSIRNVRAQMNVPPSKKAKVFVVSDKEDVRNTFEKGKVFFATLGYANEVMIQAGEEGIDEDAVSAVINDATIFMPFAELVDIEKEIERLEGEEKKLQGELDRVTKKLANERFVSKAPEKVVAEEKAKLEKYSSMMEQVKERLVHLRK, encoded by the coding sequence ATGGCAAATCTAGACAAAACCTATGATCCTTCCAAGGTTGAAGGAAGATTATATGAAAAATGGATGGAGAAAAAATATTTCCATGCAGAAGTAGATAGAACAAAGGATCCTTTTTCTATCGTCATTCCCCCACCAAATATTACGGGTCAGTTACACATGGGACATGCTCTTGATAATACCATGCAAGATATTTTAATAAGGTTTAAGAGAATGCAGGGTTATAGCACATTATGGCAGCCTGGAACTGACCATGCCAGTATTGCTACTGAAGTTAAGATTGTTAAGAAGATGGCTGAAGAAGGTCTGACAAAAGAAGACCTGGGACGAGAGAAATTTTTAGAACGTGCTTGGGATTGGAAAAAAGAGTATGGTAGTGTCATTGTAGATCAGCTTAAAAAGCTAGGTTCATCTTGTGATTGGGATCGTGAGCGATTTACCCTCGATGAAGGGTGTTCAAAAGCTGTAGAAGAAGTGTTCATCCGCTATTATAAAAAAGGTTATATCTACAAAGGCGCTCGATTAGTGAACTGGTGTCCAGTTTGTGAAACCACCATTTCAGAAGCAGAAGTGGAGCACGAGGAGAAGAATGGACATTTCTGGCATATTAAGTACCCTGTTGTAGGGGAAGATAGTTTTGTAGAAATCGCTACAACCAGACCCGAAACATTACTGGGTGATACAGCCGTAGCTGTTCATCCAGAAGATGAAAGATACCAACACCTTATAGGTAAAAAAGTGGTTTTACCACTAGTCAATAAAGAAATTCCTGTGATTGCAGATAAATATGTAGATAAAGATTTTGGAACAGGTGTTGTAAAAATTACGCCTGCCCATGACCCTAACGATTTTGAGGTTGGGACTAGACATGATTTACCTCAAGTGAATGTGATGAACGATGATGGAACCATTAATAAACATGGTGGTGTCTATGAAGGTCTTGATCGTTATGAAGCTAGAAAACGTATGGTGAAAGATCTTGAAGCCCTTGGTTTACTGGTAAAAGTTAAAGACCATGCGCATAATGTAGGCATGCATGACCGTTGTAAAACGGTTATTGAACCTCTCATTAAACAACAATGGTTTGTAAAAATGGAAGAGTTGGCACAACCTGCTATTCGTGCATTAAAATCCGGTGAGTTAAAGTTTGTACCAGAGCGCTACGGGAAGATATATCTACACTGGTTAGAGAATATCCGTGATTGGTGTATCTCCAGACAGTTATGGTGGGGACATCGTATTCCAGCTTATTACTGTGAAGACTGTGGTGAAGTTGTGGTCAGTAAAGAAGCACCTACAACCTGTGGAAAATGCTCTTCTACCAAGTTCCGTCAAGATGAAGACTCATTGGATACTTGGTTTAGTTCAGCCTTATGGCCCTTTTCAACCCTTGGATGGCCAGAAAACACCGATGAACTGGGGTATTTCTTCCCAACAAACGTTCTTGTAACAGGTTATGACATCATCTTCTTCTGGGTAGTGCGAATGGTCTTCTCGTCTATGGAATTTATGGGAACCGTGCCCTTTAATACCGTTCTTATCCATGGATTGGTTAGGGATTCACAAGGGCGTAAGATGAGTAAGTCCTTAGGAAATGGTATTGACCCATTAGAAGTCATTCATCAGTATGGTGCCGATGCCCTGCGTTTAACATTGATATCAGGTAATGCACCAGGGAATGATATGCGTTATTATGATGAACGAGTAGAAGCCAGTAGAAATTTTGCCAATAAAGTATGGAATGCATCAAGATTCATCCTTATGAATTTTGAAAATCATACACATCGCGAAGTAGCGCTTGACGAATTAATACCAGCAGACCGTTGGATTCTATCTAAGGTCAATAGCTTAGTGAAAGAAGTTACAGACAACATGGAGAAATATGACTTAGGTATTGGTGTATCCAAGTTATATGATTTTATCTGGGAAGAATTCTGTGATTGGTATATTGAAATGGTGAAGCCTAGACTCTATAACGATGAGGATACCACCAAGGCAGCCGCGTTATGGACCCTTAAGCAAGTGTTAATTACATCTCTTAAGTTATTACACCCATACATGCCTTTTATTACAGAAGAAATTTTTACATTTATACAAGATAGAGAAGAATCCATTATGATTTCCAGTTGGCCAGAATACAAAGATGAATGGAGTTTCAAGACAGAAGAAGGTGAGATTGAGCTGATAAAAGAGGCAGTACGTAGTATTCGTAATGTCCGTGCACAGATGAATGTGCCTCCTTCTAAAAAAGCAAAAGTGTTTGTAGTTTCCGATAAAGAAGATGTAAGAAATACCTTTGAAAAAGGTAAAGTATTCTTTGCTACCCTTGGGTATGCTAATGAAGTGATGATTCAAGCAGGTGAAGAGGGTATTGATGAGGACGCTGTATCTGCAGTGATTAATGATGCAACCATTTTTATGCCGTTTGCTGAACTTGTGGATATTGAGAAGGAGATTGAGCGTTTAGAGGGCGAAGAGAAGAAGCTTCAAGGTGAACTTGATCGTGTAACCAAGAAGTTAGCCAATGAGCGTTTTGTGAGTAAAGCTCCTGAAAAAGTTGTGGCTGAGGAGAAGGCTAAGCTTGAGAAGTATTCGAGTATGATGGAGCAGGTGAAAGAGAGATTGGTGCATTTGAGGAAGTAA
- a CDS encoding bifunctional folylpolyglutamate synthase/dihydrofolate synthase: MNYNQVVNYILDIPKFAVKAGLDNIRVLLELLGNPQEDFKIIHVAGTNGKGSVCSMLSHILTAHGYRTGLFTSPHLMKINERLKINQDDISDDMFCQVFHEIYEKIQEMVEKGHNHPTFFEVLVAMALLYFKKEQVDYAVLETGVGGRLDSTNVIEKPVLTIITPIGLDHMAVLGDTIEAIAQEKAGIIKEGRPTVLYYNKEVVYDVVSRVCRQKKSKLYSYGDFKYHILKINKKNIDFSINNKYYKYEKVYLRTIAHYQLINVSIALTAVKVLIDWGLSLSEEKVIEGLAAFTWPGRMEFLTDNILIDGAHNALGMRMFAHEINTHYKNQELTILFASMKDKPYTDMIKELKKCHNINKVILTQIENDRAASVDELKDVFQKEGFLDIQCIEQIDQALAYVKQISLEGSMVCCIGSLYLAGYIKGEIEEED; the protein is encoded by the coding sequence TTGAACTATAATCAGGTAGTTAATTATATACTCGATATTCCGAAATTCGCTGTGAAAGCTGGACTTGATAACATACGTGTTTTACTAGAGTTATTAGGAAATCCTCAGGAAGATTTTAAAATTATTCATGTTGCAGGGACCAATGGAAAAGGATCGGTTTGCAGCATGTTATCCCATATTTTAACTGCTCATGGTTATCGGACAGGACTTTTTACATCACCGCATCTGATGAAAATCAATGAACGCCTTAAAATCAATCAAGATGATATAAGTGATGATATGTTTTGTCAAGTGTTTCATGAAATTTATGAGAAAATTCAAGAAATGGTTGAGAAGGGTCATAATCACCCTACTTTTTTTGAGGTTTTAGTAGCCATGGCGTTGCTGTATTTTAAAAAAGAACAAGTGGATTATGCTGTTTTAGAAACGGGTGTTGGTGGGCGGCTTGATTCCACCAATGTAATAGAGAAGCCAGTATTAACCATTATTACACCTATTGGGCTGGACCATATGGCTGTATTAGGAGATACCATAGAAGCTATCGCGCAAGAAAAGGCTGGCATCATTAAAGAGGGACGGCCGACTGTTCTGTATTATAACAAAGAGGTAGTTTATGATGTGGTTTCAAGGGTGTGTCGACAAAAAAAGTCAAAATTATATAGTTATGGTGATTTTAAGTACCATATTTTGAAAATAAACAAGAAAAACATTGATTTTTCCATAAATAACAAGTATTATAAGTATGAAAAGGTTTATTTACGAACGATAGCCCATTATCAATTGATTAATGTATCTATAGCTCTTACAGCAGTAAAAGTGTTGATTGACTGGGGTTTATCATTATCAGAAGAGAAAGTGATAGAAGGTCTTGCTGCATTTACTTGGCCTGGTAGAATGGAATTTTTAACAGATAATATTCTAATAGATGGGGCTCATAATGCATTAGGTATGCGTATGTTTGCCCATGAGATAAATACACACTATAAAAACCAAGAATTGACCATTTTATTTGCTAGTATGAAAGACAAGCCATATACTGACATGATTAAGGAACTAAAAAAATGTCATAATATTAATAAGGTGATTTTAACGCAGATAGAAAATGATAGAGCAGCTTCTGTGGATGAACTAAAAGATGTTTTCCAAAAAGAAGGTTTCTTGGACATTCAGTGTATAGAACAGATTGACCAAGCATTAGCCTATGTAAAACAAATAAGTCTAGAAGGTTCTATGGTGTGTTGTATAGGCTCACTCTATCTGGCAGGTTATATCAAGGGTGAAATTGAAGAGGAGGATTGA
- a CDS encoding tetratricopeptide repeat protein, with the protein MKDVCLKCGNKLDSDRVCTNCGLKIDIYEKIQNASKLLYNQGLQKAKLRDLSGAIDILKRSLKLDKNNIDARNLLGLIYFELGEVVSALQQWVISKHMKETDNIAVGYIERIHHNQHKLDTLNTAVKKYNQAILYIQQQSEDLAIIQLKKVISLNPNFVKAYCLLALCYIHQNSHSKAKRYLLKVLSIDKNNYVALKYYESITIDEEDADEALHHRPDKKKQEVAYSRPTAKKENRMSTSIMQIAYVIFGVVIGLAVAIFLINPGQVKGKTKEIDDLKKLIASSETEYEEQVGTLTNENGQLKKDVDEKTALIASLQEKDVFYDAVDYLQKATAYYLGNDLLASANELIQINTNDLTSTATKELYQKLVSETYPKVAVKGYNEGYKLYSTGKRTRNNSYFEEALVQLQAAHRFGSHSDIDDKVMYFIARSYGYLGENQQAIDYYNKMLTNYPDSKYKKDAQFFLNQLQSN; encoded by the coding sequence ATGAAAGATGTATGTCTAAAATGTGGGAATAAATTGGATAGTGACCGTGTATGCACAAACTGTGGTTTGAAAATCGACATCTATGAGAAAATACAAAACGCTTCAAAACTATTGTATAACCAAGGATTACAGAAAGCGAAACTTAGGGATTTAAGTGGCGCTATTGATATATTAAAACGTAGTTTGAAATTAGATAAGAACAACATTGATGCAAGGAACTTACTAGGTCTTATATACTTTGAATTAGGAGAAGTGGTATCAGCACTTCAGCAATGGGTTATTAGCAAGCATATGAAGGAAACAGACAATATTGCTGTAGGCTATATTGAACGTATTCATCATAATCAACATAAGCTGGATACATTAAATACAGCGGTTAAGAAATATAACCAAGCGATTCTTTATATTCAACAGCAGAGTGAAGACCTTGCCATTATTCAACTTAAAAAAGTCATTAGTCTTAATCCTAACTTTGTAAAAGCGTACTGTCTCTTGGCACTATGTTATATCCATCAGAATAGTCATAGCAAAGCAAAACGCTATTTATTAAAAGTATTGTCTATTGATAAGAATAATTATGTGGCCCTTAAGTATTATGAATCCATTACAATAGATGAAGAAGATGCAGATGAAGCATTGCATCATAGACCAGATAAGAAAAAACAAGAAGTTGCCTATTCCCGACCAACAGCAAAAAAAGAAAATAGAATGAGTACGTCCATCATGCAGATTGCTTACGTCATTTTTGGCGTGGTTATCGGATTAGCTGTTGCTATATTTTTAATTAATCCTGGTCAGGTTAAGGGAAAAACCAAAGAGATTGATGATTTAAAGAAACTTATTGCCTCCAGTGAAACCGAATATGAAGAGCAAGTGGGCACATTAACCAATGAAAATGGACAACTTAAGAAAGATGTGGATGAGAAAACAGCACTTATCGCATCCTTACAAGAAAAAGATGTTTTCTATGATGCTGTGGACTATCTTCAAAAAGCTACGGCTTATTACTTGGGGAATGATTTGTTAGCTTCAGCCAATGAACTTATTCAGATTAATACCAATGACTTAACATCCACAGCAACCAAAGAACTTTATCAAAAACTCGTATCAGAAACCTATCCCAAAGTTGCTGTAAAGGGCTATAATGAAGGCTATAAGCTCTATAGTACTGGAAAGCGAACCAGAAATAACAGTTATTTTGAAGAAGCTTTGGTGCAACTTCAAGCAGCCCATCGATTTGGCAGTCATTCGGATATTGATGATAAGGTGATGTATTTTATTGCAAGAAGCTATGGTTACTTAGGAGAAAACCAACAAGCCATTGATTACTACAATAAAATGTTAACCAATTATCCAGACTCTAAGTATAAAAAGGATGCGCAGTTTTTCCTCAATCAACTACAAAGCAATTAA
- a CDS encoding S-Ena type endospore appendage, with product MVYKKTECQSNLIKDVIKGAIHQEANTGSQVLWRAIGIDPSGNIKVVNTSDCAMEITITRKGDPEQVTMMVLPYKERVMSVSCMERVELIAIGSNHTICTGKFCLDIYYCLSCCTCHEPSEKCVKWEGR from the coding sequence ATGGTCTATAAAAAAACAGAATGTCAATCGAATTTAATTAAAGATGTGATCAAGGGCGCTATACATCAAGAAGCCAATACCGGCTCACAGGTATTATGGCGAGCTATTGGTATCGATCCATCAGGTAACATTAAAGTTGTGAATACATCTGATTGTGCAATGGAAATTACCATTACTCGAAAAGGTGACCCAGAACAAGTAACCATGATGGTATTACCTTATAAAGAGCGGGTTATGTCTGTGTCTTGTATGGAAAGAGTAGAGCTTATTGCCATTGGTTCCAATCATACCATATGCACTGGTAAATTTTGCTTAGACATCTATTATTGCTTATCTTGCTGCACATGTCATGAACCATCGGAAAAATGTGTGAAGTGGGAAGGCAGATGA
- a CDS encoding phosphatase PAP2 family protein, with amino-acid sequence MELIKFIQSFSNPFLDEFFQLVTMMGEDTFFFLVMTLFFWCVNKEMGYKLGFAYITNVMLNVYLKEIIRIPRPVGEPGIRSLRLETAQGFSFPSGHVQRATSLFTSMMLYCRRKWFTIVGSIMIFLVLVSRLYLGVHRLIDCIAGIIIGVIWVLVVNRIMNYMFESGKKNILYLFAIPAIIGMFIFRTESFYKTAGVLISFIMGYMIESTYIHYNPQGKLWQQLIKYLFGINMLILLKSMLIDLLSTSLMGTFLTYFILGLWVIVIAPWFFQWVFPVEN; translated from the coding sequence ATGGAACTTATTAAATTTATTCAATCATTTTCTAATCCATTTTTAGATGAGTTTTTTCAGCTGGTTACGATGATGGGAGAAGATACGTTTTTCTTCCTTGTCATGACGCTATTTTTTTGGTGTGTGAATAAAGAAATGGGTTATAAACTTGGGTTTGCTTATATTACCAACGTTATGCTTAATGTCTATTTAAAAGAGATCATTAGAATACCTCGACCTGTTGGGGAACCAGGCATACGTTCCCTCAGGTTAGAAACAGCTCAGGGGTTTTCCTTCCCCAGCGGTCATGTTCAGAGGGCCACATCACTCTTTACTTCCATGATGCTCTATTGCAGAAGAAAATGGTTTACTATTGTAGGATCAATCATGATTTTTCTGGTTCTGGTTTCACGCCTATATCTAGGAGTACATCGTTTAATAGATTGTATTGCAGGTATTATCATAGGTGTTATTTGGGTGCTAGTTGTCAATAGAATAATGAATTATATGTTTGAATCCGGTAAAAAAAACATCTTATATTTGTTTGCAATACCTGCTATCATTGGTATGTTTATTTTTAGAACAGAGAGTTTCTATAAAACCGCAGGTGTCTTAATCAGTTTTATTATGGGCTACATGATTGAGTCCACATATATTCATTATAATCCTCAAGGCAAATTATGGCAGCAATTGATTAAATACTTATTTGGCATTAATATGCTTATACTGTTAAAGTCCATGTTAATTGATCTACTGTCTACAAGTTTAATGGGTACATTTCTAACCTATTTTATCCTTGGTTTATGGGTGATTGTGATTGCACCATGGTTCTTTCAGTGGGTTTTTCCAGTAGAAAATTAA
- the spoIIAA gene encoding anti-sigma F factor antagonist yields MVGMNCKIIKRNLIVHVSEELDHHNAEIIRNKIDKIVVKENIKCVIFDFSHTKFMDSSGIGVIIGRYKNIKNRGGNVVVASVGPRMDRIFNMSGLYRIINRYENVKEALNDVS; encoded by the coding sequence ATGGTGGGGATGAACTGCAAAATCATCAAACGAAATCTAATTGTCCATGTATCCGAAGAACTCGATCATCATAATGCTGAAATCATTCGTAATAAAATCGATAAAATCGTTGTAAAAGAGAATATAAAATGCGTTATTTTTGATTTCTCCCATACAAAATTTATGGATAGTTCGGGTATAGGTGTTATCATTGGCAGGTACAAGAATATTAAAAATAGAGGGGGAAACGTTGTCGTAGCCAGTGTGGGACCTAGGATGGACCGGATCTTCAATATGTCAGGTCTATACCGCATCATTAATCGCTACGAAAACGTAAAAGAAGCCTTGAATGATGTATCCTAG
- the spoIIAB gene encoding anti-sigma F factor, translating to MKYENEMNIEFSSKSQNESFARVVIAAFVAQLDPTLEELSDIKTAVSEAVTNAIIHGYDEYHGHVHMYCKITDNKVYIEIKDFGKGISDIEKAREPLYTSKPELERSGMGFTVMETFMDEVEVETTAGVGTKIIMRKKIASIENV from the coding sequence ATGAAATACGAAAATGAAATGAACATTGAATTCAGTAGTAAGTCACAGAATGAATCTTTTGCTAGGGTTGTTATCGCTGCTTTTGTGGCACAGCTTGATCCTACCCTAGAAGAACTATCGGATATAAAAACAGCCGTATCAGAAGCTGTAACCAATGCCATTATTCATGGTTATGACGAATATCATGGTCATGTCCATATGTATTGTAAAATAACAGATAACAAGGTATACATTGAAATAAAAGATTTTGGCAAGGGTATTAGCGATATTGAAAAAGCAAGAGAACCGCTCTATACATCAAAACCTGAATTAGAGCGATCAGGCATGGGCTTCACCGTGATGGAAACCTTCATGGATGAAGTGGAAGTAGAAACAACGGCAGGCGTAGGGACTAAAATCATCATGAGAAAAAAAATCGCTAGCATAGAGAATGTGTAA
- the sigF gene encoding RNA polymerase sporulation sigma factor SigF: MDHTLELVKKSQEGNGRAREQIVEENIGLIWSIVKRFSNRGYDLDDLFQIGSIGLLKAIDKFDLSYDVKFSTYAVPMIMGEIKRFMRDDGMIKVSRSLKEIANRVRIHKDILNKKLGREPTIDEISEEIGTSVEEIVMAMESNAEVESLYKTIHQGDGHPIFLIDKLEKNFDENVKMIDKIALRQVIRQLSPKEMELIILRYYKDKTQTEIAEKIGISQVQVSRLEKKILSQIKEKLS, encoded by the coding sequence ATGGATCACACACTCGAATTAGTAAAGAAATCCCAAGAAGGGAATGGGAGAGCTAGAGAACAGATTGTAGAAGAGAACATTGGCTTAATATGGAGTATCGTAAAGCGATTTTCCAATAGAGGTTATGATCTTGATGATTTATTCCAGATAGGTAGTATTGGCTTATTAAAAGCCATTGATAAATTTGATTTATCTTATGATGTAAAATTTTCTACGTATGCTGTACCCATGATTATGGGTGAAATTAAAAGATTCATGCGTGATGATGGTATGATTAAAGTGAGTCGTTCACTAAAAGAAATCGCCAATCGGGTACGTATTCATAAAGATATCTTAAATAAAAAATTAGGCAGAGAGCCTACCATCGATGAAATTTCTGAGGAAATAGGTACGTCCGTTGAAGAAATTGTCATGGCAATGGAATCCAATGCAGAAGTAGAATCACTCTACAAAACCATCCATCAGGGAGATGGACATCCTATCTTTTTAATTGACAAATTAGAGAAAAATTTTGATGAAAATGTGAAAATGATTGATAAGATAGCCCTTCGTCAAGTGATACGTCAATTATCACCAAAAGAAATGGAACTTATTATTCTAAGATATTATAAAGATAAGACCCAAACAGAAATTGCTGAGAAAATTGGTATTTCACAAGTACAAGTATCCCGGCTAGAGAAAAAAATACTCAGCCAAATAAAAGAAAAATTATCGTAA
- a CDS encoding stage V sporulation protein AA, with the protein MDHIYIKADRKVQIISTKDVLIRDIAKIEGKKEVVDRIYKLRIMKVNGNEKKNYLLSILQIIKKIQEVFPDAAIHNVGEEETIISYSPFKKESKHKLLIKVVKVAFVCLILFTGGGIAIMTFHTDAAVPDVFVRLYSLFLGHENLNPIIIEIPYSIGIATGIIVFFNHFSSKRLTDDPTPIEVEMRLYERDVDDCIIQNLNQEREQ; encoded by the coding sequence ATGGATCATATTTATATTAAAGCTGATAGGAAAGTACAAATTATTAGCACAAAAGATGTTCTTATACGAGATATAGCAAAGATTGAAGGGAAAAAAGAAGTTGTGGATCGTATCTATAAATTAAGAATAATGAAGGTAAATGGGAATGAAAAAAAGAATTATTTATTGTCCATTTTACAAATCATTAAAAAGATCCAAGAGGTTTTTCCTGATGCAGCCATTCATAATGTGGGTGAAGAGGAGACGATTATTTCCTACAGTCCCTTTAAAAAAGAATCCAAACATAAGCTTTTGATTAAAGTGGTGAAGGTTGCATTCGTCTGTCTGATTTTATTTACTGGTGGTGGTATTGCTATTATGACATTTCATACTGATGCAGCCGTTCCTGATGTTTTTGTACGACTCTATAGTTTATTCTTAGGACATGAAAACCTTAATCCAATTATTATTGAGATACCTTATTCAATCGGTATAGCTACTGGTATCATTGTTTTCTTTAATCATTTTTCATCAAAACGGTTAACAGATGATCCAACACCTATTGAAGTAGAGATGCGACTATATGAAAGAGATGTCGATGATTGTATCATTCAAAATCTTAACCAAGAAAGGGAGCAGTAA